Proteins encoded within one genomic window of Desulfonatronospira thiodismutans ASO3-1:
- a CDS encoding metal ABC transporter permease, producing MLEILQYDFMRNALLAGFLVSIACGIIGAMVVVNRLVFISGGIAHASYGGIGLAFFAGFPPSLGAGLAALISALTMGLVSHSRKHRADTVIGVIWAVGMSIGIILLDLTPGYRVDLMSYLFGSILMVPASALWTMAGLSLAITVLVLIFYKDFLAMSHDEEFARAVGVPVTALYFLLLVMVAMTVVMTIQVVGLILVIALLTIPSYIAEKYSSSLKQMMLLAVIISVIFTQTGIWLAYYLDLTTGATVVLVAAAAFIISGLLPGRSIKDKAEHKN from the coding sequence ATGCTGGAAATCCTGCAGTACGACTTCATGCGCAATGCCCTGCTGGCGGGCTTTTTAGTAAGCATCGCCTGCGGCATCATCGGGGCCATGGTAGTGGTCAACAGGCTGGTGTTCATTTCCGGGGGTATTGCCCACGCCTCTTACGGCGGCATCGGACTGGCCTTTTTTGCCGGCTTCCCCCCTTCCCTGGGCGCAGGACTGGCTGCACTTATCTCTGCCTTGACCATGGGCCTGGTGAGCCACAGCCGCAAGCACCGGGCGGACACGGTCATAGGCGTCATCTGGGCCGTGGGCATGTCCATAGGCATAATCCTGCTGGATCTGACCCCGGGGTACAGGGTGGACCTCATGAGCTATCTCTTCGGCAGCATCCTCATGGTCCCCGCAAGCGCCCTGTGGACCATGGCAGGCCTCAGCCTGGCCATCACTGTGCTGGTGCTGATATTCTACAAGGACTTCCTGGCCATGTCCCACGACGAAGAATTCGCCAGGGCCGTGGGAGTCCCGGTTACCGCGCTTTATTTTCTGCTCCTGGTCATGGTGGCCATGACCGTGGTCATGACCATCCAGGTGGTGGGGCTTATCCTGGTTATTGCCCTTTTAACCATTCCCTCTTATATTGCAGAGAAATACTCCAGTTCTCTCAAGCAGATGATGCTTCTTGCGGTTATCATAAGCGTCATCTTTACCCAGACCGGAATCTGGCTTGCCTACTACCTGGATCTGACCACCGGTGCCACAGTAGTTCTGGTGGCCGCAGCAGCCTTCATCATATCCGGCCTGCTGCCTGGAAGGAGTATTAAAGACAAAGCAGAGCATAAGAACTAA
- a CDS encoding TRAP transporter small permease gives MELLEKIVHNLALRISQIAQLALVLVMLVIVSNIFMRAWWKPLTGSYELVEILGAVILSMGVAYCAVNRGHVTVSLLVDSLPPKIQNIVEIITNAISLTFISLISWGLLQYASNVHRRNLSTSSLDLPLYPVYYLVACGMIMLAMIIVLELIKNTLALIRGRKQD, from the coding sequence ATGGAGCTCCTGGAAAAAATCGTACACAACCTGGCCCTGCGCATTTCCCAGATTGCCCAGCTGGCCCTTGTCCTGGTCATGCTGGTCATAGTGTCCAACATTTTCATGCGCGCCTGGTGGAAACCCCTTACCGGCAGCTATGAACTGGTGGAAATCCTTGGCGCTGTCATCCTGTCCATGGGTGTGGCCTACTGTGCAGTCAACAGGGGGCATGTGACTGTCAGTCTGCTTGTAGACAGTCTGCCTCCAAAAATTCAGAATATTGTCGAGATTATCACCAACGCCATCTCACTGACTTTTATCTCCCTTATATCATGGGGGCTTTTGCAGTACGCGTCCAACGTGCACAGAAGAAACCTGTCCACCTCTTCCTTAGATCTACCCCTTTACCCGGTTTATTACCTGGTTGCCTGCGGCATGATCATGCTTGCCATGATTATAGTTTTGGAACTGATTAAAAATACCCTGGCCCTGATCAGGGGGAGGAAACAGGATTGA
- a CDS encoding TRAP transporter large permease → MSPFELGIAAILLVFVLIAARMPVAFVMLVVGVGGYAYLISLDAALSIASSSIYNTFASYSLIVVPLFVWMGYIAYHAGISRRIYDATYKVVGRLPAGLALATIGASTAFGAICGSTTATAATMSAVAVPEMKRYRYDRSLATSVVASSAILGVMIPPSVIFIIYGIATGESIAKLFLAGIIPGVLLMGLFMLVTWIRAVRNPDLAPAGPEVDLKGKIRAVAKGGVEVVIIFIVVIGGLFLGYFTPTEAGGVGAAATLAVAIIRRQINWTGFKNSLRDTIRISAMIMFLVAAATVFGRFLAVTNIPTTMAVWAGDLPIHPVAVLAIILLIYLLLGCFIDALALILLTIPIFYPVAVHLGFDPIWFGVIIVLVVGMGVITPPVGANVYVVAGIVKDTPVVTIFRGVWPYLLSIILCIAILTLFPQLALFLPDLVQR, encoded by the coding sequence TTGAGCCCTTTTGAACTGGGTATCGCAGCTATTCTGCTCGTTTTTGTACTCATTGCCGCCCGCATGCCGGTGGCTTTTGTCATGCTGGTGGTGGGAGTAGGGGGATATGCTTATCTAATTTCCCTGGATGCTGCACTTTCCATTGCTTCCTCTTCCATCTACAACACCTTTGCCTCGTACTCTCTCATCGTGGTCCCCCTCTTCGTCTGGATGGGCTATATCGCCTACCATGCCGGCATAAGCCGCAGGATATACGATGCCACTTACAAGGTTGTGGGCAGGCTGCCCGCAGGCCTGGCCCTGGCCACCATAGGCGCAAGCACTGCGTTTGGAGCCATATGCGGCTCCACCACGGCTACGGCTGCCACCATGAGCGCTGTGGCAGTGCCGGAAATGAAAAGGTACAGGTATGATCGCTCCCTGGCCACTTCAGTAGTGGCCTCCTCGGCCATCCTGGGGGTAATGATCCCTCCCAGCGTCATTTTTATCATCTATGGAATCGCCACAGGGGAATCCATTGCCAAGCTGTTTCTGGCGGGAATCATTCCCGGAGTTCTCCTTATGGGCCTGTTCATGCTGGTTACATGGATAAGGGCCGTCAGAAATCCGGATCTGGCCCCAGCCGGACCGGAAGTGGATCTCAAAGGCAAGATAAGGGCTGTTGCAAAGGGCGGAGTTGAAGTTGTCATCATATTTATAGTGGTCATCGGCGGGCTTTTTTTGGGCTACTTCACGCCCACCGAGGCAGGGGGGGTCGGAGCTGCCGCCACCCTGGCCGTAGCTATTATCCGCAGGCAGATCAACTGGACCGGATTTAAAAATTCCCTGCGCGACACCATTCGCATCTCGGCCATGATCATGTTTCTGGTGGCGGCGGCCACGGTTTTCGGCCGCTTTCTGGCAGTGACCAACATACCAACCACCATGGCTGTATGGGCCGGAGACCTGCCCATCCATCCCGTGGCTGTCCTGGCCATCATTCTGCTCATATATCTGTTGCTTGGATGCTTTATTGATGCCCTGGCCCTGATTCTGCTGACTATACCCATCTTCTATCCCGTGGCCGTTCACCTTGGATTCGACCCCATCTGGTTCGGGGTTATAATCGTACTGGTTGTGGGCATGGGCGTAATAACGCCTCCTGTGGGGGCCAACGTCTACGTGGTGGCCGGCATAGTCAAGGATACGCCGGTGGTGACTATTTTCAGAGGGGTATGGCCTTACCTGTTGAGTATAATACTCTGCATCGCCATCCTGACTCTTTTTCCACAGCTGGCCCTTTTTCTGCCCGACCTGGTCCAGAGATGA
- the tpx gene encoding thiol peroxidase, with amino-acid sequence MNERQGIVTLHQNPMTLVGEEPVKDRMAPDFEVVDNDLNPFKSSSIKGRVVIIASVPSLDTPVCDMEVRRFNQEAASLHDDISILTISMDLPFAQKRWCAAAGVDKVQTLSDHRDASFGKAYGVLIKELRLLARAMFVVDREGVLKYIQVVPEVSGEPNYKAVLDAASELV; translated from the coding sequence ATGAATGAAAGGCAAGGAATCGTGACCCTGCATCAGAACCCCATGACGCTGGTGGGTGAAGAACCGGTAAAAGACAGAATGGCTCCGGATTTTGAAGTGGTGGACAATGATTTAAACCCGTTTAAGTCTTCCAGCATCAAGGGCCGGGTGGTCATAATCGCCTCGGTACCGTCCCTGGATACTCCCGTGTGCGACATGGAGGTCAGGCGTTTCAACCAGGAAGCAGCATCCCTGCACGATGACATATCCATCCTGACCATCAGCATGGATCTGCCTTTCGCGCAAAAACGCTGGTGCGCCGCAGCCGGAGTGGACAAGGTTCAGACCCTGTCCGACCACAGGGATGCCTCGTTTGGAAAGGCTTACGGAGTACTCATAAAAGAACTGCGTCTGCTGGCCAGGGCCATGTTTGTCGTGGATAGGGAAGGTGTCCTCAAATATATACAGGTTGTGCCCGAAGTGTCAGGAGAGCCCAATTACAAGGCAGTGCTGGATGCAGCTTCAGAACTGGTATAG
- a CDS encoding TRAP transporter substrate-binding protein — protein MKGRLYYWIWLLLILFFPVVFGCAADEEMDDAEKPEETFSLSLATFWPATDFMVADAHKRWIEEVEKRTDGRVSINLHAGEALLGAREIYNGVAGGVADIGTTCPSYTPGMFPLMEAFELPGYQNVNAVSASMTAHEGYKRIKQDLGIDEFEDVKVLFFWATGPGDIMSQKPARNLDELAGMEIRAVGGTVPPLEKLGAVTHSMPMSESYLALDQGLVDGIVAPNDTLKGFRLAEVVDYVTHTPFLYNVVFMKIMNKGTWNSLPPDIQDVFREMNDEFAYEYGKSRADHRQEGLEYGMQEHGIEFFELDADEEQKWLDRIQPVVEDWIKKQENRGLPAEKTVELIRELDEKFSAEYPEY, from the coding sequence ATGAAGGGGAGACTTTATTACTGGATATGGCTGTTATTAATACTTTTTTTTCCGGTGGTATTCGGGTGTGCTGCAGATGAAGAAATGGATGACGCTGAAAAACCCGAAGAGACCTTCAGCCTCTCCCTGGCCACTTTCTGGCCTGCCACCGATTTTATGGTTGCTGATGCCCATAAACGCTGGATAGAGGAGGTGGAAAAACGTACAGACGGACGCGTCAGCATTAACCTGCATGCAGGCGAAGCCCTGCTCGGCGCCCGGGAAATCTACAACGGCGTGGCCGGGGGAGTGGCGGATATAGGCACGACCTGCCCCTCCTATACTCCGGGAATGTTTCCCCTGATGGAGGCCTTTGAACTGCCCGGCTACCAGAATGTCAATGCTGTATCCGCCTCCATGACCGCCCATGAAGGCTACAAAAGAATAAAGCAGGATCTGGGGATCGACGAGTTTGAAGACGTCAAGGTCCTCTTTTTCTGGGCCACCGGACCAGGGGACATCATGAGCCAGAAGCCCGCCAGAAACCTTGATGAACTGGCCGGAATGGAAATCCGGGCCGTAGGGGGAACTGTTCCGCCCCTGGAAAAACTGGGAGCGGTCACTCATTCCATGCCCATGTCCGAATCCTATCTGGCCCTGGACCAGGGACTTGTGGACGGCATTGTGGCCCCCAACGACACATTGAAAGGATTCAGGCTGGCTGAAGTGGTTGATTATGTCACTCATACTCCTTTTCTCTACAATGTAGTCTTTATGAAAATCATGAACAAGGGCACCTGGAATTCCCTGCCTCCTGATATTCAGGACGTATTCCGGGAAATGAACGATGAATTCGCCTATGAATACGGAAAATCCAGGGCCGACCACAGGCAGGAAGGCCTTGAGTACGGCATGCAGGAGCACGGCATAGAATTCTTTGAACTGGATGCAGACGAAGAGCAGAAATGGTTAGATCGTATTCAGCCCGTGGTGGAAGACTGGATAAAGAAGCAGGAAAACAGGGGGCTGCCGGCTGAAAAAACCGTCGAGCTTATCAGGGAACTGGACGAAAAATTCTCGGCAGAATATCCGGAGTACTAA
- the lgt gene encoding prolipoprotein diacylglyceryl transferase, which produces MLQHPNFDPVAIAIGPLEIRWYGLMYLAGFTLAWLLARHRAKKPGSGWDVKELPDMVVFGALGIILGARLGYMLFYDFFGLISQPWTAVMIWQGGMSFHGGLIGGIIAMYWYARKTGRGFFTVTDFVAPMGALGVMCGRIGNFINAELWGRPTDVPWAMVFPGSDMVPRHPSQIYQALLEGLLLFIILWIFSSRPRPTMAVSGLFCLGYGVLRFLVEFFREPDAHLGFVLLDWMTMGQILSVPMIILGAVLLYLAYGFRGETR; this is translated from the coding sequence ATGCTGCAACATCCCAACTTTGACCCTGTAGCCATAGCCATCGGCCCCTTGGAAATCCGCTGGTACGGACTTATGTACCTGGCCGGATTCACCCTGGCCTGGCTTTTGGCCCGCCACAGGGCAAAAAAGCCCGGCTCAGGCTGGGACGTCAAAGAACTGCCGGACATGGTGGTCTTTGGAGCCCTGGGCATAATACTCGGGGCCAGGCTCGGCTACATGCTATTTTATGATTTTTTCGGGCTTATTTCACAGCCCTGGACCGCAGTCATGATCTGGCAGGGAGGAATGTCTTTTCACGGCGGGTTAATAGGCGGGATCATAGCCATGTACTGGTATGCCCGCAAAACAGGCAGAGGCTTTTTCACGGTTACCGACTTCGTGGCCCCAATGGGGGCTTTGGGAGTAATGTGCGGGCGTATCGGCAACTTTATCAATGCCGAACTCTGGGGACGACCCACGGATGTGCCCTGGGCCATGGTTTTTCCCGGCTCGGATATGGTCCCCAGGCACCCATCCCAGATCTACCAGGCCCTGCTGGAAGGCCTTCTCCTGTTTATCATCCTGTGGATATTCTCCTCACGTCCAAGACCCACCATGGCCGTATCCGGGCTGTTCTGTCTGGGCTACGGGGTGCTGCGCTTTCTGGTGGAATTTTTCCGGGAGCCCGATGCCCACCTGGGTTTTGTGCTCCTGGACTGGATGACCATGGGCCAGATCTTGTCCGTACCCATGATAATTTTAGGGGCGGTGCTTCTTTACCTGGCTTACGGATTCAGGGGTGAAACCAGGTAG
- a CDS encoding sucrose synthase has protein sequence MIDVEELDGLDPELRKSLYLFLREMIRKEKPFLLRSELQDMLADFFEDEEHGRHESALVFEVFRYTQVATIRNPWVYLAVRPEIAKWQYFRFHVEDVLFDEIGASDYLKFDEMQVNNSTQVDEFLLEIDLEPFNREFPKLNEYTYIGKGVDFLNRHLSGQFFQDKKRGHEKLFEFLRLHQIEGKQLMLNGHIETVSGLRSALRKALTFLKKQDPSQKWSGISRHMQTLGFQPGWGKDVERVRENLELLREILEAPTPNILASFLSRIPMIFKLVIVSPHGYFGQSNVLGRPDTGGQIVYILDQVRALEKEMRRQIKEQGLEIEPEIVVLTRQIPEAGDTTCNQRQEDIVGTSNARILRVPFRYPSGEIVPHWISRFHVWPFLERFALDSTQEVHSELKGRPDLIIGNYSDGNLVASLMSKKMNITQCNIAHALEKSKYLFSSQYWKDNEAQYRFSSQFTADLIAMNTADFIITSTYQEIAGTEESVGQYETYNAFTMPDLYRVVSGIDVFDPKFNVVSPGADENVYFPYYEKDRRLTELHDELSDYIYGPPGDWAKGELQDRTKPILFTMARLDRIKNLTSLVRWYGENPELRQEANLVLVAGSLDVRDSQDEEEKACIQEMHRLFEEFDLHEQVRWLGTRLDKNMSGELYRFIADSRGAFVQPALFEAFGLTVVEAMNSGLPTFATIFGGPLEIIEDGKSGFHIDPTHGDEAAGLMANFFSRCRADASYWDTISNNSIKRVEEKYNWRLYAQRLLSFSRIYGFWKYVSNLERDETRRYLDMFYSLKMRSLSH, from the coding sequence ATGATTGATGTAGAGGAACTGGACGGACTTGATCCCGAACTTAGAAAGTCGTTGTATCTTTTTTTGCGGGAAATGATCAGAAAAGAGAAGCCTTTTCTGCTGCGTTCCGAACTGCAGGACATGCTGGCGGATTTTTTTGAGGACGAAGAACACGGCAGGCACGAATCTGCCCTGGTATTTGAAGTCTTCAGGTATACCCAGGTGGCCACAATACGAAATCCATGGGTTTACCTGGCTGTGCGCCCGGAAATAGCCAAATGGCAGTACTTTCGTTTTCACGTGGAAGATGTGCTTTTTGATGAGATCGGGGCCAGCGACTACCTCAAGTTTGATGAAATGCAGGTGAACAACAGCACCCAGGTGGACGAATTTCTGCTGGAAATAGACCTGGAGCCCTTCAACAGGGAGTTTCCAAAGCTCAATGAATACACCTACATCGGCAAGGGGGTTGATTTTCTCAACCGTCATCTGTCCGGGCAGTTTTTCCAGGACAAGAAGCGGGGACATGAAAAACTGTTTGAGTTCCTGCGCCTGCACCAGATTGAGGGCAAACAGCTCATGCTCAACGGCCACATTGAAACTGTTTCCGGGCTTCGTTCGGCCCTGCGCAAGGCCCTGACCTTTCTTAAGAAGCAGGATCCCTCCCAGAAATGGTCCGGGATTTCCAGGCATATGCAGACACTGGGCTTTCAGCCCGGGTGGGGCAAGGATGTGGAGCGGGTCCGGGAAAATCTTGAGCTGCTGCGCGAGATACTCGAGGCTCCAACCCCCAATATCCTGGCCTCGTTTTTAAGCCGTATACCCATGATATTCAAACTGGTGATAGTCTCGCCTCACGGATATTTCGGGCAGTCCAACGTGCTGGGCAGGCCGGATACCGGGGGGCAGATAGTGTATATTCTGGACCAGGTACGCGCCCTGGAAAAGGAAATGCGCAGGCAGATAAAGGAGCAGGGGCTGGAGATCGAACCGGAGATTGTTGTTTTGACCCGTCAGATTCCCGAGGCCGGGGATACCACCTGCAATCAGCGCCAGGAAGATATAGTGGGTACCAGTAATGCCAGGATCCTGCGGGTGCCTTTCCGCTATCCCAGCGGCGAGATCGTGCCGCACTGGATCTCCAGATTCCATGTCTGGCCCTTCCTGGAGCGATTCGCCCTGGATTCAACCCAGGAGGTGCACAGTGAGCTCAAGGGCCGTCCGGACCTGATCATTGGAAACTATTCCGACGGCAACCTGGTGGCCTCACTTATGTCCAAAAAGATGAATATCACCCAGTGCAACATCGCCCACGCCCTGGAAAAGTCCAAGTATCTCTTTTCTTCCCAGTATTGGAAGGACAACGAGGCCCAGTACAGGTTTTCCAGTCAGTTCACTGCTGATCTTATCGCCATGAACACCGCTGACTTCATAATCACCAGCACTTACCAGGAGATTGCAGGCACCGAGGAAAGCGTCGGCCAGTACGAAACCTACAATGCCTTTACCATGCCGGATCTTTACCGGGTGGTAAGCGGTATCGACGTGTTTGATCCCAAGTTCAACGTGGTTTCCCCGGGTGCGGATGAAAACGTTTACTTTCCGTATTATGAAAAGGATCGCCGCCTCACGGAGCTGCACGATGAATTGAGCGACTATATTTACGGCCCTCCCGGGGACTGGGCCAAGGGAGAACTGCAGGACCGGACAAAACCCATTCTGTTTACCATGGCCCGTCTGGACAGGATAAAAAACCTCACCAGTCTGGTACGCTGGTACGGGGAAAATCCGGAACTGAGGCAGGAAGCCAATCTGGTGCTGGTTGCCGGCAGCCTGGATGTCAGGGATTCTCAGGACGAGGAGGAAAAGGCATGTATTCAGGAGATGCACAGGCTTTTTGAAGAGTTTGACCTGCATGAACAGGTGCGCTGGCTGGGCACGCGCCTGGACAAGAACATGAGCGGAGAGCTGTACCGTTTTATTGCCGATTCCAGAGGGGCCTTTGTGCAGCCGGCGCTTTTCGAGGCCTTTGGACTGACTGTTGTGGAGGCCATGAATTCAGGGCTTCCTACTTTTGCCACCATTTTCGGAGGACCTCTGGAAATAATCGAGGACGGCAAAAGCGGGTTTCATATAGACCCCACCCACGGGGACGAGGCTGCAGGACTCATGGCGAACTTTTTCTCCCGCTGCCGGGCTGATGCAAGCTACTGGGACACCATTTCAAACAACAGCATAAAGCGGGTGGAGGAGAAATACAACTGGAGGCTTTATGCCCAGAGACTGTTGTCCTTTTCCCGGATTTACGGCTTCTGGAAGTATGTGTCCAACCTGGAGCGCGATGAGACCAGGCGTTACCTGGACATGTTCTATTCTCTAAAAATGCGCAGCCTGTCACACTAA
- a CDS encoding metal ABC transporter solute-binding protein, Zn/Mn family: protein MPEKKSPVKAGLSAWALITTVFLMLLWPAMAPASDKDSLDIMVSIAPQKYFVDRIGGELTDTTVLLPAGASPHTFEPKPSQIRKLGRADLYMAIGVEYENALLPRIKSTHPDLEIVRLDRGIEKISMLQDCDHDHDHGHDHDHEHNHNHDHGHDHGHDNGHDHHHDHNGHDGLDPHVWLSPDLAMIIADNVYRALSEAMPGAEAEFRDNYLAFIRELLELDQEIKSVFNDVPPGSRFMVFHPAWGYFARAYGLVQVPVEVEGREPRSADLKELIDTARDEGIKVVFVSPQFSKRSAETIADSINGETVSIDPLAENWKENMLTVAEKFRKAMEH, encoded by the coding sequence ATGCCTGAAAAAAAATCACCCGTAAAAGCCGGGCTGTCAGCCTGGGCTTTAATCACCACAGTGTTTCTCATGCTGCTCTGGCCGGCAATGGCCCCGGCCTCGGACAAGGACAGCCTGGATATAATGGTCAGCATAGCCCCGCAAAAATACTTTGTGGACAGAATCGGTGGGGAGTTGACAGATACCACCGTACTTCTTCCTGCAGGTGCCAGTCCGCATACCTTTGAACCCAAACCTTCCCAGATCAGAAAACTGGGCCGGGCTGACCTGTACATGGCCATAGGAGTTGAATATGAAAATGCTCTTTTGCCCAGGATCAAATCCACACATCCGGACCTGGAAATAGTCCGCCTGGACCGGGGCATTGAGAAAATCTCCATGCTGCAGGACTGCGATCACGACCATGACCACGGGCATGATCACGATCATGAACATAATCACAACCATGACCATGGGCATGATCACGGGCACGATAATGGGCATGATCACCATCATGATCACAACGGACATGATGGCCTGGACCCGCACGTATGGCTCTCACCGGATCTGGCCATGATAATCGCAGACAACGTCTACCGGGCCCTGTCCGAGGCCATGCCCGGGGCAGAGGCTGAGTTCAGGGATAATTACCTTGCCTTTATTCGTGAACTTCTTGAGCTGGACCAGGAAATCAAGTCTGTCTTCAATGATGTCCCGCCCGGCAGCAGATTCATGGTCTTTCATCCGGCCTGGGGATACTTTGCCCGGGCGTATGGTCTTGTCCAGGTTCCTGTGGAAGTGGAGGGACGCGAGCCCAGGTCGGCTGATTTAAAGGAGCTTATTGACACAGCCAGGGATGAAGGCATAAAAGTCGTATTCGTATCTCCGCAGTTTTCCAAACGAAGCGCTGAAACCATAGCCGACTCCATAAACGGAGAGACTGTTTCCATTGACCCCCTGGCAGAGAACTGGAAAGAAAACATGCTCACCGTGGCCGAAAAATTCAGAAAGGCCATGGAGCACTGA
- a CDS encoding Fur family transcriptional regulator: MKHKTQQRKALMECLHEARGPLSPAEILWFSREKVPSLGIATVYRNLKLLVEEGFVAELQVPGQGSYYEPADMDHHHHFQCRNCKQLFCIPGCPPGITSLAPEGFKLDGHEIFLYGRCSECTQ; encoded by the coding sequence ATGAAACACAAGACTCAGCAAAGAAAGGCCTTGATGGAGTGTTTACATGAAGCCCGAGGGCCATTGAGCCCTGCAGAAATTTTATGGTTTTCCCGGGAGAAAGTTCCTTCTCTGGGTATTGCCACGGTATACCGCAACCTGAAGCTGCTGGTAGAGGAAGGGTTTGTTGCCGAACTGCAGGTCCCGGGGCAGGGTTCATATTATGAACCGGCGGACATGGATCACCACCATCATTTCCAATGCCGTAACTGCAAGCAGCTTTTTTGCATACCAGGCTGCCCGCCGGGGATAACATCCCTGGCGCCTGAAGGTTTTAAGCTTGATGGGCATGAGATCTTTCTGTATGGACGTTGTTCTGAATGCACTCAATAA
- a CDS encoding metal ABC transporter ATP-binding protein, with the protein MNENAIEIQDLSFAYNHHPVLEDVNMQVKQAEFLAVLGPNGGGKTTLMRILLGILQPSRGIIRVLGKPPGALPHLVGYVPQSQSGADKFPITVHETVLVGRLGHLGRWRRFTARDSDLARQALEQVGMQDFSGRNIGSLSGGQRQRVLIARALVARPQILFLDEPTAAVDQAFHTRFYDLLKELNDRGTTILVISHDLSVLSSHVKAVACVNRSLYYHDAAEISKEMLEKVYHCPVELITHGDVPHRVLRHH; encoded by the coding sequence ATGAATGAAAACGCCATAGAAATTCAGGACCTCAGCTTTGCCTACAACCACCACCCGGTCCTGGAAGACGTGAACATGCAGGTAAAACAGGCAGAATTCCTGGCAGTACTGGGTCCCAACGGCGGAGGCAAGACCACTCTTATGCGCATCCTGCTGGGCATCCTGCAGCCTTCCCGGGGAATTATCCGTGTACTGGGAAAACCCCCCGGTGCCCTGCCCCACCTTGTGGGTTACGTTCCCCAGAGCCAGAGCGGCGCAGACAAATTTCCCATCACCGTGCACGAGACTGTCCTTGTAGGACGTCTGGGACATCTTGGCCGTTGGAGACGCTTTACTGCCCGGGACTCAGATCTGGCCCGCCAGGCCCTGGAGCAGGTCGGCATGCAGGACTTTTCCGGGCGCAACATAGGCAGCCTCTCCGGCGGGCAGAGACAAAGGGTGCTTATAGCCCGGGCACTGGTGGCCAGGCCGCAGATACTTTTCCTGGACGAACCCACCGCTGCTGTGGACCAGGCCTTTCACACCAGGTTTTACGATCTTCTCAAAGAACTGAATGACCGGGGAACCACCATCCTGGTCATAAGTCACGACCTTTCGGTACTTTCCAGTCACGTCAAGGCCGTGGCCTGCGTAAACCGCAGTCTCTACTACCATGATGCAGCAGAAATCAGTAAGGAAATGCTGGAAAAGGTATACCACTGCCCGGTGGAACTGATCACTCACGGCGACGTCCCCCACAGGGTACTGAGGCACCACTGA